AGAGCAACATCTAACAACAAAAATTAGTATATCcagtttaaaacaaacttataGAGTTTCAAATAATCATATCATCATAGCACAAATCAGACAGCTTATGTAAGCCACTCATAAACAAACACATTTAAAAATAGATCTAGTGAAATCACAATTACAATCCCCAATTCTCACCTTTTGgcataatcattttaaaaaaaccacTATAGTAAACAAGTAATTACAGAAAGATTAATAATGATACAACATTTGTAAACACATATAACAAGATGAAGTAGCTGCAAAAACTCATTATATCTTCAGAATTtccattaaaacataaaacccaACAAAGAAAAAGTGCAAAGATTTACCATAAACAATTGTAAGCAGTAATTCGATTTGTTAAGCAAGATAGTTTCCTGCAGAAAAAATTAAGACAAGATCAAAATACATATGGCTTGGTGagcaacaaaaaacaaaaacacataaagaaGTTACAATTGTTTAATTCACCTGTAAACAAACATAACCCTTTTttgctaataatattttagcagaTAAAGTTATGGAGGTTATTAATCCGGAAGATGATTTTGTAGGGTTCATGACCATCACTTGATGCTCCTCCCTTCTTTCTTCAGGAAGAGTTTCTACCGAATTAAGCTTGATTCTCATTGGAAATTTACCCGACCACCGAGCAGTTAGAGATCAGATCCTAAAAGCATTGCTGAATGCTAACTTCCTAGAGAAAATAAACCCTAATCCTAACCATGGATTTCTATATATTTCATTATGCCACATTTTGGAGAAGATAAACCCTAATCCTAACCGTATCCATAATTGATATATAGGCTATCTGCTATTCAGATCTGATAGAGGAGATATCTATGAACACTGGGTAACCCTAATTGCTATTCGGCTATTGAGAAGAGCAAAGGTGGAAGTCCAGTTATATAGGTGATGTCATCCCTTACTCTCAAACTTTACCTACTCTCTAAAGTTttaaagttctaaattaggccctctatttttgtctaattatcttcaattgttctctaaatttaTAAAAGCTCTTAAGTATGTACCTataaaatttttttacatgtgacACATGGTGTCTCTCACTGTAAGAGTTTGGGTCAAATATTAGTcttaaatttaaccctaatgtttTTAAGTGTAGTGctgatttaaccttaacgtacaaaatggtgcaaatttaactataatatttccaagtaagatcaattttagtcctagttatcgaaaattagaaaaaacatgTTTTATTAGTATTTTACTATCACTTTAggttattagtttattactaaaaaacattataaatattccgttaaaatgctaaaaactaaatctgctacacataaattaatcacaactttttttgtcaaattgtctaaaatattttgagtgttattaatatagttataaacaacaaataaaaaatatatgaaactgcttcaatttattgacaaacttatttggaagatacgatgtgacaattaaataacagtataccagtctttttaaattttcaagagcgcttggctaaaattgatcttgcttgcaAAAATTAGGATTTAATTTACATCACTTCATATGTTAGAGGCTAAATTTGCACTTTGATTGAAGCGTTGTGGTTAAATTTAACCCTTatcccaataaaaaaaatgtacaaaaactTGCAATATAAATATCATttgttgagagcttacctatgccttgggaggtcatggttcgaatcacatccgggtctggttgggatttttcttttttctttcatgtaagcgcattgcgcaaattttttttttttaaaatatcacATGTTGCAATTATTGAGTTTGTATTGTGATCATGTCGTGTCAATTTTGAATTAGTGTCAAAATGATTAAACcgtaatccaatccaaaaaaattcaaatcaatcTGGTATTAACCTAATCGGGATAGTATCGATTACGTGTGGTGTTATGGTGTCATTTATAATTTTGCTAtggatcaaatttatttttaggaaaaccCCACTTTTAATCTTGAGGTTATTGGAATTTTCCCTCTCATTTTATAAAATGGCTTAATTTTGTATCCTTGCCGTAAAATATTagttcaattttatcattttctaatAAATTCCGCGGACACgttttattcaaaattattttgaaaatgataaaattaaaccaaattttctattatcaaaataaaaatcacaaaaacattatgaatggacaaaattaacctgttttataagataaggacaaaattattatttttttcaacgaCTTTGGAAGGAGTTAGGCTTATAAgtatttaattgaaaaaaataatggattaaacaaaataaaaacacatGATATGCATACTATGTTTGTGCTGAGTTTTTTAAAAGATATTGCAATTaaaaaagttattaaaatttattaattataagattaagtagattgatttatctgaaactaaatctaaaaataagatTTGTTTGGTGCCGTCAGTATCCCATTGTTTCTAGAAGAACAGTTTGATTGAGTCCCACCCGTTGTGCTGCTAGAGTTAAGAAAGAGTCGAGCAAGTGGCAGGAAAAAAACATATCTTATCCCTAATTTTCTTCAATCTGACGAGGAAGTTAGAGGGAAGCTTAAACTATTCTTAGTTGGCTAAGAATGGAATTCGAGGGCAAACTCCAAATATGAGAAACTCCAAATaatcatttggaattggaaattgaaCATCACTGGGTGCACATGTCTAGAACAACATgttcatttactaatttagaacAAAATTAGTTTCATTGCATCAAACTctaacttaaaaacacaaaaaccatTCCACTAATTATATCAGAGCATTGAGCAATGCTTACATAATCTTGTCTCTAACTTGTAGAGTTTGATAAATTTCCGACGAGGAAAATGAACTACAAATGAAGAAACCAAGCTTAACTCGGTAGGAACAATTCCTCAAAAATGTAAGGAGGACCATAGAGTGATGGTCATGAACCTATACAAAAGCATCTTCAAGATTAATAACCTTCATAACCCTATGTGCAAAAATTTTATTAGCAGAAACATATGCTTGCCACCACAACTTGTCAAAGCCATCAACCTTGTCAAGGCACATAGTGAATGGACATTAAAGCTGAATGGCCACCTGCTCTGAATTTCTTCTTGCAACAACCAGATGATGGAGCATCTGAATCTCCATTGCTGCATCcatcttttttagaaaaaaaaatccttgAGCAATTATCGCCATCTGAATCCCCTTGCTTTGGATTTCCATTAACTACAGACAAGATGCAAAAATAAGGATCACCATCTAAAAGCAGGATGCAgttgtaattataataaaacaaatgggTAATCTAAGACATCCACATAAAGGCATTACAAATGCAATGAATTATTACCATAAAATACCAAACAAGAATACAGAAGAAGCATAAAAAGTACATGAGTTGAATCAATCTCCCTAAAAGTAGGCAACTAGATTGAAGCAAAACAATAATACCATTTCAGAAAATCAGACACCACCAACTTCATGATCATTTGTTACAAACAACAAATTAGTATTTTGAGAGAAATATCTAGCATTGCCAAACTAAAATGAACAATTGCTAATGCTTTACTAAATGAACAAACACCCATTTGGACTCTGCAATTTTCTCCATTGCAAATTAAGCTAAAAATGGTTACTCCCAAAGTCGCAATCTCAACTAGTTGGAAATGCATGAAATTACAACAAAGATAATTGTCTGATgaaatttagataatattaagATCAAGCATCACCAGCATAATTTCATAGCAAATAACAAACAATCTTGATTTGTATAAAAACATTTATCATAACATAAGAAGCATAAGCAaacttgtggtttcaatctcaaGTAATCATATCATCCTGACACATCAGATAGCTAGGTTATATAGAAAAACACACCAGAGAGCATCATCTAACAACAAAAATTAGTATATCcagtttaaaacaaacttataGAGTTTCAAATAATCATATCATCATAGAACAAATCAGACAGCTTATGTAAGCCACTCATAAACAAACACATTTAAAAATAGATCTATTGAAATCACAATTACGATCCCCAATTCTCACCTTTTGGCataatcatttttaaaaaaCCACTATAGTAAACAAGTAATTACAGAAAGATTAATAATGATACAACATTTGTAAACACATATAATAAGATGAAGTAGCTGCAAAAACTCATTATATCTTCAGAATTgccattaaaacataaaacccaACAAAGAAAAAGTGCAAAGATTTACCATAAACAATTGTAAGCAGTAATTCGATTTGTTAAGCAAGATAGTTTCCTGCAGAAAAAATTAAGACAAGATCAAAATACATATGGCTTGGTGagcaacaaaaaacaaaaacacataaagaaGTTACAATTGTTTAATTCACCTGTAAACAAACATAACCCTTTTTTGCTAATAATATGTTAGCAGATAAAGTTATGGAGGTTATTAATCCTGAAGATGATTTTGTAGGGTTCATGACCATCACTTGATGCTCCTCCCTTCTTTCTTCAGGAAGAGTTTCTACCGAATTAAGCTTGATTCTCATTGGAAATTTACCCGACCACCGAGCAGTTAGAGATCAGATTCTAAAAGCATTGCTGAATGCTAACTTCCTAGAGAAGATAAACCCTAATCCTAACCATTGATTTCTATATATTTCATTATGCCACATTCTGGAGAAGATAAACCCTAATCCTAACCGTATCCATAATTGATATATGGGCTATCTGCTATTCAGATCTCAAGAGGATATATCTATAAACACTGGGTAACCCTAATTGCTATTCGGCGATTGAGAAGAGCAAATaatgtgatatcaaaagcacaagagcatggaacaaaggagcttggagttaaggagcccagtagaagcatgagggatccattagagctgtcaattggacctatttaattattcgaaggtgtaaggttagatctcctttcattgtctttaattctttgggattggtttgttatttgattctattaattccttaagatagatcgggaaaacttgttgatttggttattatctcttttttcataaccaatatcacatcaattggtatcagagctttggctcttaaggaatttgttgtttttgtttaatttgtcaaatttaaaaaaaaaaaccctcaaTCTAGTGTCTTTAATTCTTGATCGAGTTCCTCATACCTTTGCATCTAGTTATTTAGGTTCTTAGTTGTAGCGAATTGATTTTTGGATTCTATTCTTACTAGCCAACCCTATTCATGTGTGTGTGAATTTCTTCAAGTTTTTGCATGCTATATCATTAGTGcaaatttaatttgttaattagttTCAGTCtagtttaaaaaaaaggaaaaaaagaaaaaaaaaggaaaaaaaaagaaaaaaaaaggaaaaaaaaaggaacaaaaaaaagagaagaagaaaaaaagaaaaaaaaaatcggctCATTGTTGGtactaaagttacaagttttctagaatttgcatgctaaacacacattcttaaaatttctttcaaacctttgtctcttcttcgaaaatcgtcttttattctattcttagtgtgctaaactttggttatcgttacaatattagtcttctttgcttctagtttcttccctactttattttgtcattcttttgcttcattggcatttatattacccgagataatccttgtgatctatcaagataatataaaagagtgattgaaccgattgtgaggtacttcttttactttctttttcttcttttcttgctttagactagatttcatttctctttcattctttatatattttgttatgTCTAACGGACCTAAAGAGGACAACGTTAACGACGTTGATTCTAAAGAATGGCAACAAGCTATTGTAGGTGAGATGAGGAGGTTAGGGGCTATTGTGGCCGATTTagtttcaaaccaaaagaaatcaagcCAAAAGAAAGGAGCGCGGGGGagattgaattttgatgatgaactatccgagtctgaagaggaggagcagtttggataccgaaaaaggggtaacgatcgaaaagatagtaatcttaatgctatcaaacttaaaatgcctacttttcgaggagctagtgacccagaggcgtatcttgattgggtacgaaaggttgaaacAATCTTTGACATACATGAGTATTCCGAGGAGAAGAAGGTGAAACTTGTAGTATCCGAACTAACTGAATATGCGGCTGTTTGGTGGGACCAATTAAAGCGCACAAGAAAAAGAGATGGTGATGAACCCATAAGAACATGGGGTGAATTGAAGAAGGTCATGAAAAAGAGATTTGTGCCGGCTCACTATTATAAGGAGCTATTGAAAGAACTCCAATCCATGTCTCAAGGTAACCAATCTGTTGaagattatcacaaacaattggAGATGGCACTAATTCGAGCTGATatacaagaagatgaggaagctaCCATGGTTAGATTTCTCATGGGAATGAAGAGGGAGATTTGCAACCCTCTTGAGCTACAAACTTAAATCCATATGGACGAGATGCTCCATAAAgcgataaaaattgagagacaacttcaagaggttgagaaagggagatcaaagttcaaaggcactacttccactccatggaagtcagatccaagaggtaatttcaaaactaaatctGAATTTAGCTCTAAAAGTGACCAAAAGCCTCAGGTTGATTCAAAAGCATTTGGAAAGTTGCAAATTGGTGGAACTACTCCAAAATACAAAACTACTGAAAAACCCACAAGAACTCGTGAAATTGTGTGTTTTAAGTGCCAAGGGAGAGGGCACTATGCAAAAGAGTGTTCGAATCAAAAGGCGATGGTTATGAAGCATGGTGAGTTAATATCCGAAAGTGAGTCCGAACATGAATCAGATGATATGCCCACCTTAGAAGATTGTAGTGATATAGAAGAGGTGGATAGTAAAGGAGGACATGGAGTTAACTTAGTCACTCGTAGAACATTGAAGATGGGAGTGAGTGGTGACATTGAGCAACGAGAGCACATCTTTCATGCTCATTGCAACATACTTGGAAAAACATGCTTACTAATTATTGATGGTGGAAGTTGTTGCAACGTGGTAAGCAATGTGTTAGCAAGCTGATTAGGGATATCAATAATTCCACATCCCAATCCTTATCGGTTACAATGGTTGAATGATAGTAACGAACTCAAAGTTACTAAACAGgtgcttctgaacttttctattggttctttttctgatgaggtattatgtgatgtagtacctatgcaagcatgtcatgtgttattggggaggccttggcaattcgaTCGATCATCACTATATCATGGTCGAACAAATAAATTTACTATTGCTAAGGATGGGAAGAAGTATATTTTGCCACCTTTATCACCTAATGAAGTGTTTGAAGATCAGCTTTATATGCAAAGAATGTTACAAGAACAATCTGTGAGAAGGGAAAAGGTTAAGACGAGAGAAAATAAGAGTGATAAAATCAGTGAGGGTGTGAAGAGAGAAGAGGTGAGTGAAAAGGCATTAGTGAGGTTGAGAAATGAGGGTgagaggagagaaaaagagaggagcattaacaaaagccaaaatctatctttatatgctaaattgagggatgtaaagcaagctgattttgaaaacaaaaatttattattattttattgtaagaGTTTTTGTTTATCTTATGTAAGTCAGTCTAACCTTCCTTCTAGTATTTCCCCTCTTTTGCAGGAATTCAAGGATTTATTCCCCGAAGAGATGCCTAATAAGTTACCCCCGATTCGAGGAATTGAGCATCAAATTGACTTTGTTCCCGGAGCACAAATTCCAAATCGACCAGCCTATAGAAG
The window above is part of the Euphorbia lathyris chromosome 3, ddEupLath1.1, whole genome shotgun sequence genome. Proteins encoded here:
- the LOC136222176 gene encoding uncharacterized protein, encoding MRIKLNSVETLPEERREEHQVMVMNPTKSSSGLITSITLSAKILLAKKGYVCLQETILLNKSNYCLQLFMLMEIQSKGIQMAIIAQGFFFSKKDGCSNGDSDAPSSGCCKKKFRAGGHSALMSIHYVP